In Gemmatimonadales bacterium, one DNA window encodes the following:
- a CDS encoding NAD(P)-binding domain-containing protein, which translates to MRQPERFETIVIGGGQTGLSVGYYLARRGLPFVILEANQRIGDTWRKRWDSLRLFTPARFDGLAGMRFPAPRHTFPTKDDMADYLERYAASFELPIRTGVKVDRLFREGDRYVVTAGDLRFEAENVVVAMASYQRPRVPPFAAELDGGIMQLHSSDYRNLSQLREGGVLIVGAGNSGSEIAREVVLAGHPTWMSGRDTGHVPFRIEGAVGRYILPLLFRIVFHRILTVDTAIGRKARPRIVSRGAPLIRVKPKDLAAAGVERVPRTVGTKNGLPVLEDGRVLEVTNVIWCTGFHPGFSWIDLPVLEQDGEPVQYRGVVTDQPGLYFVGLHFLYAMSSTMIHGAERDAKHVADAIASRRGQSPAARQQPGQSPVRAPATVASAGR; encoded by the coding sequence ATGCGTCAGCCGGAGCGGTTCGAGACCATCGTCATCGGAGGTGGCCAGACCGGTCTCTCGGTCGGGTACTACCTGGCCCGCCGGGGACTCCCGTTCGTGATTCTCGAGGCCAACCAGCGGATCGGCGACACCTGGCGCAAACGCTGGGACTCGCTCCGCCTCTTCACGCCTGCTCGGTTCGATGGCCTCGCTGGCATGCGGTTTCCGGCGCCGCGGCACACGTTCCCCACCAAAGACGACATGGCCGACTATCTCGAGCGCTACGCCGCCAGCTTCGAGCTGCCGATCCGTACCGGGGTCAAGGTAGACCGGCTCTTTCGGGAGGGAGACCGCTATGTCGTGACCGCCGGTGACCTGCGCTTCGAGGCCGAGAACGTGGTCGTGGCGATGGCGAGCTACCAGCGTCCGCGGGTTCCCCCATTCGCCGCGGAGCTCGACGGCGGCATCATGCAGCTCCACTCCAGCGACTACCGCAATCTCTCTCAGCTGCGCGAGGGGGGTGTGCTGATCGTGGGGGCGGGCAACTCGGGATCGGAGATCGCCCGTGAGGTGGTGCTGGCCGGTCACCCGACCTGGATGTCCGGCAGGGACACCGGGCACGTTCCGTTCCGGATCGAGGGTGCGGTCGGCCGGTACATCCTGCCCCTGCTGTTCCGGATCGTCTTCCACCGGATTCTGACCGTCGACACCGCGATCGGACGGAAGGCGCGACCCAGGATCGTTTCCCGGGGGGCGCCGCTCATCCGGGTCAAGCCGAAAGACCTCGCGGCGGCAGGGGTCGAGCGCGTCCCCCGGACCGTGGGCACCAAGAACGGCCTGCCGGTGCTGGAAGACGGCCGGGTGCTCGAGGTGACGAACGTCATCTGGTGCACCGGATTCCATCCGGGTTTCTCGTGGATCGATCTGCCGGTCCTGGAGCAGGATGGAGAGCCGGTGCAATACCGCGGGGTGGTGACGGACCAGCCGGGACTCTACTTCGTGGGCCTGCATTTCCTCTACGCCATGTCGTCGACCATGATCCACGGCGCGGAGCGAGATGCGAAGCACGTCGCTGACGCCATCGCGTCACGCCGCGGGCAGAGCCCGGCCGCTCGTCAGCAGCCTGGCCAGTCTCCCGTCAGGGCACCAGCCACTGTCGCATCTGCTGGGCGGTGA
- a CDS encoding MFS transporter, producing the protein MLPSRAAFAILFSISFCHLLNDMMQALLPAMYPMLKSSFGLDFGQIGLITLTFQLTASLLQPLIGFYTDRHPKPYSLMSGMGFTLIGLLFLSVTRSYAGLLISAGLVGLGSAVFHPESSRVARMASGGQHGLAQSLFQVGGNTGSAIGPLLAAFVVLPRGQSSVAWFSAAALLAILILWQVGRWYARRRSAAAGSRAGAARTQSALPPRKVQAALAVLIVLIFSKYIYLTSISSYYTFYLIHRFGVPVRSAQLHLFAFLGAVAAGTIIGGPVGDRLGRKVVIWCSILGVLPFTLALPYVDLRWTGALSVLIGFVLASAFSAILVYAQELVPGKVGMISGLFFGLAFGVAGIGAAVLGQVADHTSIEFVYHVCAWLPALGLLTALLPDLETGARARPRGAGFAATSPAASGPD; encoded by the coding sequence ATGCTGCCATCCCGAGCCGCCTTCGCGATCCTCTTCTCCATCAGCTTCTGCCACCTGCTCAACGACATGATGCAGGCGCTGCTCCCGGCCATGTACCCGATGCTCAAGAGCAGCTTCGGGCTCGATTTCGGCCAGATCGGCCTGATCACCCTCACCTTTCAGCTCACGGCGTCGCTGCTGCAGCCCCTCATCGGATTCTACACCGACCGCCACCCCAAGCCGTACTCGCTCATGAGCGGCATGGGCTTTACGCTGATCGGGCTGCTCTTCCTGTCGGTGACCCGGAGCTACGCCGGCCTGCTCATCTCCGCGGGGCTGGTCGGCCTGGGATCGGCGGTGTTCCACCCCGAGTCGTCCCGGGTGGCGCGCATGGCCTCGGGCGGGCAGCACGGGCTGGCCCAGTCCCTGTTTCAGGTCGGCGGGAATACCGGCTCCGCCATCGGCCCCCTGCTCGCCGCGTTCGTGGTGCTGCCGCGCGGGCAGTCGAGCGTCGCCTGGTTTTCGGCGGCGGCGCTGCTCGCGATCCTGATCCTCTGGCAGGTGGGCCGCTGGTACGCCCGCCGCCGCTCGGCCGCGGCTGGGTCACGCGCGGGCGCGGCCCGCACGCAATCTGCGCTCCCGCCGAGGAAGGTGCAGGCGGCGCTCGCGGTGCTCATCGTCCTCATCTTCTCCAAGTACATCTATCTCACAAGCATTTCGAGCTACTACACGTTCTACCTGATCCACCGTTTCGGGGTCCCGGTCCGTAGCGCCCAGCTCCACCTCTTCGCCTTTCTTGGCGCGGTGGCCGCGGGCACCATCATCGGGGGGCCGGTGGGCGACCGGCTCGGCCGGAAAGTGGTGATCTGGTGTTCTATCCTCGGCGTCCTGCCATTCACCCTGGCGCTCCCCTACGTCGATCTCCGCTGGACCGGAGCGCTGAGCGTGCTGATCGGCTTCGTCCTCGCCTCTGCGTTCTCCGCCATCCTGGTCTACGCCCAGGAGCTGGTGCCGGGCAAGGTGGGGATGATCTCCGGACTGTTCTTCGGTCTCGCTTTCGGCGTGGCCGGCATCGGTGCCGCGGTGCTGGGCCAAGTGGCCGACCACACCAGCATCGAGTTCGTGTACCACGTCTGCGCCTGGCTGCCGGCGCTGGGGCTGCTCACGGCGCTGCTGCCCGATCTGGAGACCGGCGCCCGCGCGCGGCCGAGGGGCGCGGGGTTCGCGGCTACTTCTCCAGCAGCTTCGGGTCCTGATTGA
- a CDS encoding pyridoxal-phosphate dependent enzyme has product MSHRKPRRAAETHRLSLLRIAQAATIIDPVFLDTPQFRPESLEQRLGCRLVVKVETVNPIRSFKGRGTEYLTASLSGSSHLVCATAGNFGQGMAYSGRSRGLRITIFASEHANPLKIERMRGLGAEVRLVGEDFDAAHLAAQAFASEHDAQMVEDGRDPELSEGAGTIGIELLRWPEPFDAILVPLGDGALLAGVARWVKAHRPETRMIGVCASGAPAMERSWRAGEVLELERAETIADGISVRMPFGEALADLTGLVDDILLVDDPSMVDAMRLAHQELGIVLEPAGAAGLAALLTYPERFRDQSIGTILSGGNITAQQMRQWLVP; this is encoded by the coding sequence ATGTCACACCGTAAGCCGCGACGCGCGGCCGAGACCCATCGGCTGTCGCTGCTCCGGATCGCCCAGGCCGCGACCATCATCGACCCGGTATTTCTCGACACTCCGCAGTTCCGGCCGGAGTCGCTGGAGCAGCGGCTCGGTTGCCGCCTCGTGGTGAAGGTCGAGACGGTCAACCCGATCCGCTCGTTCAAAGGCCGCGGCACCGAATACCTGACCGCCTCGTTGAGCGGCAGCTCCCATCTGGTGTGCGCCACCGCCGGCAACTTCGGTCAGGGCATGGCCTACTCGGGTCGGTCGCGGGGGCTTCGGATCACCATCTTCGCCAGCGAGCACGCCAACCCGCTCAAGATCGAGCGGATGCGCGGGCTCGGCGCCGAGGTCCGGCTGGTGGGGGAGGACTTCGATGCCGCCCATCTCGCGGCCCAGGCGTTCGCCAGTGAGCATGATGCGCAGATGGTGGAAGACGGCCGTGACCCGGAGCTTTCCGAAGGCGCCGGCACCATCGGGATCGAGCTGCTCCGCTGGCCGGAGCCGTTCGATGCGATCCTGGTTCCGCTGGGAGACGGCGCCCTGCTGGCCGGCGTGGCCCGCTGGGTGAAGGCGCACCGGCCGGAGACCCGCATGATCGGCGTGTGCGCCAGCGGGGCGCCCGCCATGGAGCGTTCCTGGCGAGCCGGCGAGGTGCTGGAGCTGGAACGGGCGGAGACGATCGCGGACGGGATCTCCGTGCGCATGCCGTTCGGCGAGGCGCTGGCCGACCTCACCGGCCTGGTGGACGACATCCTCCTGGTCGACGATCCGTCGATGGTGGACGCGATGCGGCTCGCGCATCAGGAGCTCGGCATCGTGCTCGAGCCGGCTGGCGCCGCCGGCCTGGCGGCGCTGCTGACCTACCCCGAGCGATTCCGGGACCAGTCGATCGGCACGATCCTGAGCGGCGGCAACATCACCGCCCAGCAGATGCGACAGTGGCTGGTGCCCTGA
- a CDS encoding LuxR C-terminal-related transcriptional regulator, with protein sequence MPAAAGNLIDQGRLAFQRQAWGEAYSQLAAADLEAPLEPEDLERLGMAAHLLGREDEAVDFAARLHHEYLARGDVPRAARCAFWVAMPLMFKGEGAQASGWLGRGRRLLEAGQHDCVERGYLVLPEGVRAIFGGDYPAARALFAEAAAIAERFGDGDLLALARQGEGRALIRLGEVARGVALLDEVMVSVTAGEVSPIVVGDVYCSVIEACHEVFDLRRAQEWTAAMSRWCESQPDRVPYRGHCLVRRAELLQLHGAWPDAMQEAERACEWLSRPPPQRSIGAAFYQQAELHRLQGEFAQAEEEYRQANQWGREPHPGLALLRLAQGQVDAARIAVCRAVEEARERRARSRMLAASVEILLAAGDLAGARAAADELRRIAAHLDAPFLRALSAQASGAVALGEAHPQAALALLREASRGWGELEAPYEAAQVRVLIGLACRALGDEESAAMELAAARESFQRLGAAPEVTRVGQLSRPAAAKAAGGLTARELEVLGLVARGMTNRAIAGALRISEKTVARHISNIFTKLGLSSRAAATAYAYQHELI encoded by the coding sequence ATGCCCGCCGCCGCCGGTAATCTGATCGACCAGGGTCGCCTTGCCTTCCAGCGGCAGGCATGGGGGGAGGCATACAGCCAGCTCGCGGCCGCCGATCTGGAGGCGCCGCTCGAGCCGGAGGACCTGGAGCGGCTCGGCATGGCTGCCCATCTGCTCGGCCGGGAGGATGAGGCCGTCGACTTTGCGGCCCGGCTGCACCATGAGTACCTGGCCCGGGGCGATGTCCCGCGGGCCGCCCGGTGTGCCTTCTGGGTGGCCATGCCATTGATGTTCAAGGGAGAAGGGGCCCAGGCGAGCGGCTGGTTGGGTCGAGGTCGCCGCCTGCTCGAGGCCGGGCAGCACGACTGCGTGGAGCGGGGCTACCTGGTCCTGCCGGAGGGGGTGCGGGCCATCTTCGGTGGCGACTACCCCGCGGCGCGGGCCCTCTTCGCCGAGGCGGCCGCGATCGCGGAGCGCTTCGGGGATGGGGATCTGCTCGCCCTGGCTCGCCAGGGCGAGGGTCGGGCGCTCATCCGGCTGGGGGAGGTCGCCCGCGGCGTGGCCCTGCTGGACGAGGTCATGGTCTCGGTCACCGCCGGCGAGGTCTCTCCGATCGTCGTGGGCGACGTCTACTGCAGCGTGATCGAGGCCTGCCACGAGGTGTTCGATCTGCGCCGGGCTCAGGAGTGGACCGCGGCGATGTCGCGCTGGTGCGAATCCCAGCCCGACCGGGTGCCCTATCGCGGCCACTGCCTGGTGCGCCGCGCCGAGCTTCTCCAGCTCCATGGCGCCTGGCCGGATGCCATGCAGGAGGCCGAGCGCGCCTGCGAATGGCTTTCCCGGCCGCCTCCCCAGCGGTCGATCGGTGCGGCATTCTACCAGCAGGCCGAGCTCCACCGTCTGCAGGGCGAGTTTGCCCAGGCGGAGGAGGAATACCGCCAGGCCAACCAGTGGGGACGCGAGCCTCACCCGGGCCTCGCGCTCCTGCGGCTGGCGCAGGGCCAGGTCGATGCTGCCAGGATTGCCGTCTGCCGCGCGGTGGAGGAAGCGCGGGAGCGGCGGGCCCGTTCCAGAATGCTGGCCGCGTCGGTCGAGATCCTGCTCGCCGCGGGCGATCTCGCCGGCGCCCGCGCTGCGGCCGACGAACTACGCCGGATCGCGGCGCATCTGGATGCGCCGTTCCTGCGCGCGCTCTCCGCCCAGGCCAGCGGCGCCGTGGCCCTGGGCGAGGCGCATCCGCAAGCCGCGCTCGCCCTGCTGCGTGAGGCGTCGAGGGGCTGGGGCGAGCTCGAAGCGCCCTATGAGGCCGCGCAGGTTCGCGTCCTGATCGGCCTCGCCTGCCGGGCCCTCGGCGACGAAGAGTCGGCGGCGATGGAGCTGGCGGCGGCGCGGGAGAGCTTTCAACGGCTGGGGGCAGCGCCCGAGGTCACTCGGGTCGGCCAACTCTCCCGGCCGGCCGCGGCCAAGGCGGCGGGCGGACTGACGGCGCGCGAGCTGGAGGTGCTCGGGCTGGTGGCCCGCGGCATGACCAACCGTGCCATCGCCGGCGCGCTCCGGATCAGCGAGAAGACCGTTGCCCGCCATATCAGCAACATCTTCACGAAACTGGGTCTGTCGAGCCGGGCCGCGGCCACGGCGTACGCCTACCAGCACGAGCTCATCTAG
- a CDS encoding arginase family protein yields the protein MDRPISIVGAPINIGIKPYDDGQPRGLDRAPGVLRRLGLAARLDAADEGDVGSLPYRDLVKPEGRPRNEQEMVGYSRKLANRVAAVVDTGRFPLVLGGDCSIVLGSLLALRRGRRRVGLAYVDGHADFATPLESRTGSVASMCLGLAVGRGDTPLSRLAEGQPLVRAEDVALVGRRDEHEPWSGHVALHASAVLDLPHRAVREAGYGAAAVAVLARLGGADLEGFWIHLDADVLDPGIMPAVDSPEPDGPDLGQLAELLGPLVRHPGALGMELTIYDPLLDPEYACGARLVSLLEMILVRKGSPVAPYAHLMINQDPKLLEK from the coding sequence ATGGACCGCCCGATCTCGATCGTCGGGGCGCCCATCAACATCGGTATCAAGCCCTACGACGATGGCCAGCCGCGAGGCCTCGATCGGGCGCCCGGCGTCCTCCGCCGGCTCGGGCTGGCTGCGCGGCTCGATGCCGCTGACGAGGGCGACGTCGGCTCCCTTCCATACCGTGACCTCGTCAAACCCGAGGGGCGCCCCCGCAACGAGCAGGAGATGGTCGGCTACAGCCGCAAGCTGGCGAACCGGGTCGCGGCGGTCGTCGACACAGGCCGGTTTCCCCTGGTCCTCGGCGGGGACTGCAGCATCGTCCTGGGCTCGCTGCTCGCCCTCCGGCGCGGCCGGCGCCGCGTCGGCCTGGCTTACGTCGACGGCCATGCCGACTTCGCAACCCCGCTCGAGTCCCGGACCGGCTCGGTGGCAAGCATGTGTCTGGGGCTTGCCGTCGGCCGGGGAGACACACCGCTCTCCCGGCTTGCCGAAGGCCAGCCGCTGGTACGGGCGGAAGACGTGGCGCTGGTGGGGCGCCGGGACGAGCATGAACCATGGTCTGGCCACGTGGCCCTCCACGCCTCGGCGGTGCTCGATCTGCCCCATCGCGCGGTGCGCGAGGCCGGCTACGGTGCGGCCGCGGTAGCCGTGCTGGCGCGGCTCGGGGGCGCCGATCTGGAGGGGTTCTGGATTCACCTGGATGCGGACGTCCTCGACCCCGGCATCATGCCGGCGGTCGACTCGCCCGAGCCGGACGGGCCGGACTTGGGCCAGCTGGCCGAGCTCCTCGGCCCCCTGGTGCGCCATCCAGGGGCGCTGGGGATGGAGTTGACGATCTACGATCCCCTGCTCGACCCGGAATACGCCTGCGGAGCTCGTCTCGTGAGCCTGCTCGAGATGATCCTCGTCAGGAAAGGCTCCCCGGTCGCACCGTACGCGCATCTCATGATCAATCAGGACCCGAAGCTGCTGGAGAAGTAG
- a CDS encoding NAD(P)-binding domain-containing protein, with translation MNLILAEEDVRRHLRMEELIPAVARALADLSGGQVVQPVRTMLPVVDHGGFFAVMPAYAGALGAKLVTFYPANQGMPTHHALVLLFRPETGEPLAILDGRLITEMRTAAASAVASQYLARHDAAVLAILGSGVQARSHLEALRLVRGFREVRVWSPRSAGAFARRFGVRPAGSAEEAVRGADVIVVATTSRTPVMRGEWLSPGTHLNAVGAVRPDWRELDDETVRRARLYVDSREAATREAGDVIAAGEVYAEIGEVVAGTRPGRQSADEVTLFKSVGVAVEDVVAADLVYRGATRAADT, from the coding sequence ATGAACCTGATCCTTGCTGAGGAGGACGTCCGCCGGCACCTGCGCATGGAGGAGCTCATCCCGGCCGTGGCGCGAGCCCTGGCGGACCTCTCCGGGGGCCAGGTCGTGCAGCCGGTCCGAACCATGTTGCCGGTGGTGGACCACGGAGGCTTCTTCGCGGTCATGCCGGCGTACGCCGGGGCGCTGGGTGCAAAGCTCGTCACCTTCTATCCCGCGAACCAGGGCATGCCCACCCATCATGCGCTGGTGCTCCTGTTCCGGCCGGAAACCGGCGAGCCGCTCGCCATCCTGGATGGCCGGCTCATCACCGAGATGCGGACCGCAGCCGCGTCCGCGGTCGCGAGCCAATACCTCGCTCGCCACGATGCTGCCGTGCTTGCGATCCTCGGATCCGGGGTCCAGGCGCGAAGCCACCTGGAGGCGCTGCGGCTGGTGCGCGGGTTCCGCGAGGTCCGGGTCTGGAGTCCGCGAAGTGCCGGGGCCTTCGCCCGCCGGTTCGGCGTCCGCCCCGCCGGCTCGGCGGAGGAGGCGGTCCGGGGAGCCGATGTGATCGTGGTGGCCACCACCTCGCGTACGCCGGTCATGCGCGGGGAATGGCTCTCACCGGGGACGCACCTCAACGCCGTCGGCGCCGTCCGGCCTGACTGGCGGGAGCTGGACGACGAGACGGTCCGCCGGGCTCGGCTCTACGTCGACTCGCGCGAGGCGGCCACGCGGGAGGCGGGGGACGTGATCGCTGCCGGTGAGGTGTACGCGGAGATCGGCGAGGTCGTGGCGGGCACCCGGCCCGGCCGGCAGTCGGCGGACGAGGTGACGCTGTTCAAGTCCGTGGGTGTGGCGGTCGAGGACGTCGTGGCGGCCGATCTGGTGTATCGAGGGGCGACCCGAGCCGCCGACACCTGA
- the zwf gene encoding glucose-6-phosphate dehydrogenase gives MTARASTSIAAVPEAAPEPGRQLRKAEPCTLIIFGAGDLLHRKLMPSLFHLMTDGLLPDEFAVIVVAREAMDDTAFRAQVVGALKTFLPDHCEFDPKAGERFAARASYISGELTDPQTYDAIRERLAETDARLPGGSGRLFYLAIPPSVYAETINRLAESGIAPRVPDPKQRPWVRIIIEKPFGHSLGSAGALNACVRRAFAEHQVYRIDHYLGKETVQNLLVFRFANSIFEPVCNRQHVHHVQITVAESVGVEHRGKYYEEAGVVRDMFQNHLLQLLTLVGMEPPVTFSADAVRDEKVKVLRAIRPITPEVMHDYAVRGQYGPGTINGKAVPGYRQEPNVAPDSATPTYCAIRFMVDNWRWHDVPFYLRSGKRMPRRVSEIAIQFRKPPHVMFPLAEGQGIESNTLAIRVQPQEGISLRFEVKVPGVEVKMASVDMDFSYADAFGELEHDAYETLLLDCMLGEATLFTRSDEVEAAWAVVDPIIDFWANKRPDHFPNYAAGTWGPSVADEFIAREGAKWREP, from the coding sequence ATGACCGCCCGCGCCTCAACCAGCATTGCCGCGGTCCCCGAAGCGGCGCCGGAGCCGGGACGCCAGCTCCGGAAGGCTGAACCCTGCACGCTCATCATCTTCGGTGCGGGCGACCTGCTCCACCGGAAGCTGATGCCGTCCCTGTTCCATCTCATGACGGACGGCCTGCTCCCCGACGAGTTCGCGGTGATCGTCGTGGCGCGCGAAGCCATGGATGACACCGCCTTCCGGGCCCAGGTGGTGGGGGCGCTCAAGACCTTCCTGCCGGATCACTGCGAGTTTGATCCCAAGGCCGGCGAGAGATTCGCCGCCCGCGCGAGCTACATCTCGGGCGAGCTGACCGACCCCCAGACCTACGACGCGATCCGCGAGCGCCTTGCGGAGACCGACGCGCGGCTCCCGGGTGGCAGTGGGCGGCTCTTCTATCTGGCCATTCCTCCCAGCGTGTATGCGGAGACCATCAACCGGCTCGCCGAGTCGGGGATCGCGCCGCGGGTGCCGGACCCCAAGCAGCGGCCCTGGGTGCGGATCATTATCGAGAAACCGTTCGGCCACAGCCTGGGCAGCGCCGGCGCTCTCAACGCGTGCGTGCGGCGCGCCTTCGCCGAGCATCAGGTGTACCGCATCGACCACTACCTCGGCAAGGAGACGGTCCAGAACCTCCTGGTGTTCCGGTTCGCCAACTCGATCTTCGAGCCGGTCTGCAACCGGCAGCACGTCCACCACGTGCAGATCACCGTCGCCGAAAGCGTTGGGGTCGAGCACCGGGGCAAGTACTACGAGGAGGCGGGAGTGGTGCGGGACATGTTCCAGAACCATCTGCTCCAGCTGCTCACGCTGGTGGGGATGGAACCACCGGTCACCTTCAGCGCCGACGCCGTGCGGGACGAGAAGGTGAAGGTGCTCCGCGCCATCCGCCCGATCACACCGGAAGTCATGCACGACTACGCGGTGCGGGGTCAGTACGGGCCCGGAACCATCAACGGCAAGGCCGTCCCCGGCTACCGGCAGGAGCCCAACGTGGCGCCCGACAGCGCGACGCCGACCTACTGCGCGATCCGCTTCATGGTCGACAACTGGCGCTGGCACGACGTCCCGTTCTATCTGCGGTCCGGCAAGCGGATGCCGAGGCGGGTGTCCGAGATCGCCATCCAGTTCCGGAAGCCGCCGCACGTGATGTTCCCCCTGGCCGAGGGTCAGGGCATCGAGTCCAACACGCTGGCCATCCGGGTGCAGCCCCAGGAGGGCATCTCACTGCGGTTCGAGGTCAAGGTTCCCGGGGTCGAAGTCAAGATGGCGTCGGTGGATATGGATTTCAGCTACGCCGACGCGTTCGGCGAGCTGGAGCACGACGCATACGAAACCTTGCTGCTGGATTGCATGCTGGGGGAGGCCACACTCTTCACCCGAAGCGACGAGGTGGAGGCCGCATGGGCGGTGGTGGACCCCATCATCGACTTCTGGGCCAACAAGCGGCCCGACCACTTCCCCAACTACGCGGCGGGCACCTGGGGGCCATCGGTTGCCGACGAGTTCATCGCGCGTGAAGGCGCCAAGTGGCGGGAGCCTTGA
- the gnd gene encoding decarboxylating 6-phosphogluconate dehydrogenase → MQLAMIGLGRMGGNMVQRLLQGGQQVVVFDRSADAVKPHVAMGAKGAKDLADLCRQLASPRVVWVMVPAGAAVESTIDELLPGLSPGDIIIDGGNSNYKDSIRRAARLKEKGLEFIDAGTSGGIWGLKVGYCLMIGASPEAFRQCEPIFQTLAPLDGYAHVGPPGAGHYVKMIHNGIEYGMLQAYAEGYEILHASKSFTLDLHQIAAVWNRGSVVRSWLNELAERAFAKDTELGALKGYVEDSGEGRWTVQEAIDLDVPAPVITLSLLTRFRSRQGDSFGAKVIAALRNEFGGHAVKSR, encoded by the coding sequence ATGCAGCTCGCCATGATCGGTCTTGGCCGGATGGGCGGCAACATGGTGCAGCGGCTGTTGCAGGGCGGCCAGCAGGTGGTGGTCTTCGACCGGAGCGCCGACGCGGTGAAGCCGCACGTCGCCATGGGTGCCAAAGGCGCCAAGGACCTGGCCGATCTCTGCCGCCAACTGGCCTCCCCCCGAGTCGTGTGGGTGATGGTGCCCGCCGGCGCGGCGGTCGAGAGCACCATCGACGAGCTGCTGCCGGGCCTGTCGCCCGGAGACATCATCATCGACGGCGGCAACTCGAACTACAAGGACTCGATCCGCCGCGCGGCCCGACTCAAGGAGAAGGGACTCGAGTTCATCGATGCCGGCACCAGCGGCGGCATCTGGGGCCTCAAGGTCGGCTACTGCCTGATGATCGGCGCATCGCCCGAGGCATTCAGGCAATGCGAGCCCATCTTCCAGACGCTGGCGCCGCTGGACGGCTATGCTCACGTGGGCCCCCCGGGCGCGGGGCACTACGTCAAGATGATTCACAACGGCATCGAGTACGGCATGCTCCAGGCCTACGCCGAGGGCTACGAGATCCTCCATGCATCGAAGAGCTTCACTCTGGACCTGCACCAGATCGCGGCGGTCTGGAATCGTGGCAGCGTGGTGCGCTCCTGGCTCAACGAGCTGGCCGAGCGGGCGTTCGCCAAGGACACCGAGCTCGGTGCACTCAAGGGCTATGTGGAGGACTCCGGGGAAGGCCGCTGGACGGTGCAGGAGGCGATCGATCTCGACGTGCCGGCACCGGTGATCACCCTCTCCCTGTTGACCCGGTTCCGCTCCCGCCAGGGCGACTCCTTCGGCGCCAAGGTCATCGCCGCGCTCCGGAACGAGTTCGGCGGCCACGCGGTGAAGTCCAGATGA
- a CDS encoding sulfite oxidase — MNPTSHRLVHDPEGLNTAAWPIGTDHLVTPIDLFFTRSHGPVPRIDSATWRLQVGGLVDRPRSFSLEELGTFPRREVTATLVCAGLRRDEFLTLGPLPGELPWGPEPVSTGRWSGVALRDILQAVGPADGASHVEFIGLDRVERQGEQFGFGGSIDLAKALSAEVLLADQLNGVPLPPAHGFPLRAVVPGWIGARSVKWLGNIRLSAEPSPNYFQSRAYRFQRQIDPSDARDVTAGVALSAVPLNAVILYPTAGQVVPAGEVVARGWAMGSEGRPVTAVELSADGGDTWAHAPISAGEKAWTWSFWEAALQLAPGCHALAVRATDSGGETQPPTLSATWNVKGYNNNAWHRVEIRAE; from the coding sequence ATGAATCCGACCAGCCACCGATTAGTCCACGACCCCGAGGGCCTCAACACGGCGGCATGGCCCATCGGGACCGACCATCTCGTCACTCCGATCGATCTCTTCTTCACCCGCAGCCACGGCCCGGTTCCCCGGATCGACTCTGCCACCTGGCGGCTCCAAGTCGGCGGCCTGGTGGACCGGCCCAGGAGCTTCTCCCTCGAGGAGCTCGGCACCTTCCCCCGGCGGGAGGTGACCGCCACACTGGTGTGCGCCGGACTCCGCCGGGATGAGTTCCTGACCCTGGGACCGTTGCCGGGAGAGCTTCCCTGGGGGCCCGAGCCGGTCAGCACGGGCCGGTGGTCCGGCGTCGCCCTGCGCGACATTCTCCAGGCGGTCGGCCCGGCGGATGGTGCCTCTCACGTGGAGTTCATCGGGCTGGATCGAGTGGAGCGGCAGGGAGAGCAGTTCGGCTTCGGCGGCTCGATCGACCTGGCCAAGGCACTGAGCGCCGAGGTCCTCCTGGCCGATCAGCTGAACGGGGTGCCGCTGCCGCCAGCCCACGGTTTCCCCCTGCGAGCGGTGGTGCCGGGCTGGATCGGCGCGCGAAGCGTGAAGTGGCTCGGCAACATCCGGCTCTCGGCGGAGCCTTCGCCCAACTACTTCCAGAGCCGAGCCTACCGCTTCCAGCGGCAGATCGATCCCAGCGATGCACGCGACGTCACCGCGGGTGTCGCACTGAGTGCCGTTCCACTCAACGCCGTCATCCTGTACCCGACGGCTGGCCAGGTCGTACCTGCGGGCGAGGTGGTGGCTCGCGGCTGGGCCATGGGCTCGGAGGGGCGGCCGGTCACCGCGGTCGAGCTGTCGGCCGACGGAGGAGATACCTGGGCACACGCACCGATTTCGGCCGGCGAGAAGGCGTGGACTTGGTCGTTCTGGGAAGCTGCCCTGCAGTTGGCCCCGGGCTGTCATGCCCTGGCAGTGCGGGCCACCGACAGCGGCGGCGAGACGCAGCCGCCCACTTTGAGCGCGACATGGAACGTGAAAGGCTACAACAACAACGCGTGGCACCGGGTGGAGATCCGCGCCGAATGA